From the Zonotrichia leucophrys gambelii isolate GWCS_2022_RI chromosome 10, RI_Zleu_2.0, whole genome shotgun sequence genome, one window contains:
- the CEMIP gene encoding cell migration-inducing and hyaluronan-binding protein isoform X2: MALPTSKCLAGILGFFLFVVSSVSTEAAVTCPDREPELEVWNPGHNEENRVEIRNGRKVLLSSSATVHSIHITDGGKLVIKDDVQPIILRTRHILIENDGELHIGSELCPYQGNVVIILYGRADDGSQPDPYFGQKYLGVSKGGTLEIHGKKKLSWTFLNKTLHPGGMEEGGYYFERSWGHRGVIVHVIDPRTGAVVHSDRFDTYRAKEESVRLAQYLGRVANGMILSVAVNDEGSRNLDDLARKAMTKLGSKHFLHLGFRHPWSFITIKGNPSSSVEDHIEYQGHKGSAVAKVFKLFKAENGEHFNVSSTSEWVQDVEWTEWFVKPDKARSKDMEKLSDFKAAHPDKICRQPVDIQAMTLDGADLTTEVFYKGGHDYQFLCHGKDQTGEGCHNYRVRFLCGKSVKPKLTVTVDTNVNSTILNLADDVSSWSPGDRLVVASTDYSMYQAEEFQVLPCRACKPTQVKVAGKATYLHMGEVVDGVDMRAEVGLLSRNVLVMGEMEQQCYEYSSKLCSFFDFDTFGGHIKIGLDFKATHIEGLELKYMGQQTMGHYPIHFHMAGDVDEKGGYNPPTYVKDTSIHHTFSRCVTIHGSNGLLVKDVVGYDALGHCFFTEDGPEERNTFEHCLGLLVKPSTLLPSDRDSRMCKLITEGAYPGYIPKPRQDCSAVSTFWIANPHNNLINCAAAGSEETGFWFVLHHVPTGPSAGMYSPGYSEHMPMGKFSNNRAHSNYRAGMIIDNGVKTTPASAKDKRPILTLISGRYSPHKDADPLKPREPAIIEGFIAYKNQDHGAWLRGGDVWLDNCQFADNGIGLTLASGGTFPHDDGSKQEIKNSLFVGESGNLGTETMDNEIWGPGGLDHRGRTLPIGPDFPIRGIQFYDGPINVQNCTFRKFAALDGRHTSALAFRLNNAWQSCPNNNVTAIRFEDVPITSRVFFGEPGPWFNDLDMDGDKTSVFHDVDGSVSEYPGSYLIKEDNWLIKHPDCIDVPDWRGSICSGHFAQIYIQAYKPANLKMKIIKNDYHNHPLYLEGALSKSTHYQQYQPVVTLRKGYTIHWDKTAPEELAIWLINFNKNDWIQVGFCYPKGTTFSILSDIHNRLLKKTYKTGTFYRTSQMEKLEHRYPTKGYYYWDEDTGLLFLKLKAQNEKEKFAFCSVKGCERIRIKAVIPKTAGVSDCEATAYPKYIETPIVEVPMPKKLSSAQLKTKDHLIEVKIETYKKQYFHLRDDFAYIEVDGVRFFLTEEGIQLVVIDGHHGKVVDRVTFKNSILQGIPAQIENYVNNIKDHSIVLVTSKGRFISRGPWTKVLEKLGAGEGFRLKEKMAFVGFKGGFRPVWVRLATSEDSAKIYQALPIPVVKKMKL; this comes from the exons ATGGCTCTACCTACCTCCAAGTGTctggctggaattttggggtttttcctgtttGTAGTGTCTTCAGTAAGCACAG aagcagctgtcACATGTCCTGACAGAGAGCCTGAGTTAGAAGTGTGGAACCCAGGGCACAACGAAGAAAACCGCGTTGAAATCCGCAATGGCAGGAAGgtgctgctttcttcttctgcGACCGTGCACTCCATCCACATCACTGATGGAG GAAAACTGGTGATCAAAGATGATGTGCAGCCCATCATTCTGCGTACAAGACACATCCTCATTGAAAATGATGGAGAGCTGCACATCGGCAGTGAGCTGTGCCCCTACCAAGGCAATGTGGTTATCATCTTATATGGGCG agcgGATGACGGCAGCCAGCCAGATCCTTACTTTGGGCAGAAGTACCTTGGAGTCAGCAAAGGCGGCACCCTTGAGATCCACGGAAAGAAAAAGCTCTCCTGGACTTTCCTCAACAAGACTCTCCATCCTGGTGGCATGGAAGAAGGTGGATATTACTTCGAGAGGAGCTGGGGCCACCGGGGTGTCATTGTCCATGTCATTGACCCAAGGACAGGGGCAGTTGTCCATTCTGATCG GTTTGATACCTACAGAGCAAAAGAGGAAAGTGTCCGCCTGGCTCAGTATCTGGGCAGAGTTGCAAATGGCATGATCCTGTCGGTCGCAGTGAATGATGAAGGATCCAGAAACTTGGATGACTTGGCCAGGAAAGCAATGACCAAATTGGGCAGCAAGCATTTCCTCCACCTTGGGTTTAG gcaCCCCTGGAGTTTTATTACCATTAAAGGAAATCCCTCCTCTTCTGTTGAAGACCACATTGAATATCAAG gtCACAAAGGTTCAGCTGTGGCCAAAGTATTCAAACTCTTCAAAGCTGAGAATGGAGAACATTTTAATGTCTCTTCAACGAGCGAGTGGGTTCAAG ATGTAGAATGGACAGAGTGGTTCGTGAAGCCTGACAAAGCGAGATCTAAGGACATGGAGAAGCTGTCTGACTTCAAAGCTGCTCATCCTGACAAAATCTGCAGGCAGCCCGTTGACATCCAG GCAATGACTCTTGATGGAGCAGATTTAACCACGGAGGTTTTCTACAAGGGCGGCCACGATTACCAATTCCTGTGCCACGGCAAGGACCAGACAGGAGAGGGCTGCCACAACTACAGAGTCAGGTTCCTGTGTGGCAAATCTG TGAAACCGAAGCTGACGGTGACTGTGGACACCAACGTGAACAGCACGATCCTGAACCTGGCAGATGATGTGAGCTcctggagccctggggacaggctggtgGTGGCCAGCACTGACTACTCCATGTACCAGGCTGAGGAGTTCcaggtgctgccctgcagagcctgcaagCCCACCCAGGTCAAGGTAGCAG GGAAGGCCACGTACCTGCACATGGGCGAGGTGGTGGACGGCGTGGACATGCGGGCGGaggtggggctgctgagccGCAACGTGCTGGTGATGGgagagatggagcagcagtgctACGAGTACAGCAGCAAGCTCTGCTCCTTCTTTGACTTCGACACCTTCGGGGGACACATCAAG ATTGGTCTTGATTTTAAGGCTACCCACATTGAAGGTCTGGAACTGAAGTACATGGGCCAGCAGACAATGGGGCATTACCCCATTCATTTCCATATGGCTGGAGATGTGGATGAGAAAGGAGGCTACAACCCTCCAACCTATGTGAAGGACACCTCCATCCACCACACCTTCTCCCGCTGCGTCACAATCCATGGATCCAATGGTTTACTG GTGAAGGATGTGGTGGGTTATGATGCCCTGGGCCATTGTTTCTTTACGGAGGATGGACCAGAGGAGCGCAACACGTTTGAGCACtgtctggggctgctggtgaaGCCAAGCACCCTGCTCCCCTCCGACCGTGACAGCAGGATGTGCAAGCTGATCACTGAGGGAGCCTACCCAGGCTACATCCCTAAGCCCAGGCAGGACTGCAG TGCTGTATCAACCTTCTGGATAGCCAACCCACACAACAACCTTATAAactgtgcagctgctggatcTGAA gaAACAGGCTTTTGGTTTGTGCTGCACCACGTGCCCACAGGCCCCTCGGCAGGCATGTACTCCCCCGGCTACTCGGAGCACATGCCCATGGGGAAATTCTCCAACAACCGCGCGCACTCCAACTACCGG gCTGGAATGATCATCGATAATGGCGTTAAAACCACCCCAGCGTCTGCCAAGGACAAAAGACCTATCCTGACACTGATTTCTGGGAG gtaCAGCCCCCACAAGGATGCTGATCCTCTGAAGCCCAGGGAACCTGCAATAATTGAGGGCTTTATTGCCTACAAGAATCAGGATCACGGGGCCTGGCTGCGAGGTGGAGATGTGTGGCTGGACAACTGCCA GTTTGCTGACAATGGCATTGGGCTGACCTTGGCGAG CGGTGGCACCTTCCCTCACGACGACGGCTCCAAGCAGGAGATCAAGAACAGCCTGTTTGTGGGTGAGAGTGGAAACCTGGGCACAGAGACCATGGACAATGAGATCTGGGGGCCTGGGGGTCTGGATCACCGGGGCAGGACCCTGCCCATCGGCCC GGATTTCCCCATCCGAGGGATCCAGTTCTACGACGGGCCCATCAACGTCCAGAACTGCACGTTCCGCAAGTTCGCGGCGCTGGACGGGCGGCACACGAGCGCGCTCGCCTTCCGCCTCAACAAcgcctggcagagctgccccaacAACAACGTCACCGCCATCCGCTTCGAGGATGTCCCC ATTACCTCAAGAGTCTTCTTTGGAGAACCTGGCCCGTGGTTCAATGATCTGGATATGGATGGTGACAAAACATCAGTTTTTCATGATGTGGATGGTTCTGTGTCAGAATACCCAGGCTCATACCTGATCAAAGAGGATAACTGGTTAATCAAGCACCCTGATTGCATTGATGTGCCCGACTGGAGAGGCTCCATCTGCAGTGGGCACTTTGCACAG ATATACATCCAAGCCTACAAGCCAGCCaacctgaaaatgaaaataataaaaaatgactACCACAATCACCCACTCTACTTGGAAGGGGCTTTGAGCAAAAGCACTCATTACCAGCAGTATCAGCCAGTTGTAACTCTGAGGAAAGGCTACACCATCCACTGGGACAAGACAGCCCCTGAAGAGCTGGCCATATGGCTCATCAACTTCAACAA GAATGACTGGATCCAAGTAGGGTTTTGCTATCCTAAAGGGACAACATTTTCCATTCTCTCAGACATCCACAACCGTCTCTTGAAGAAAACATACAAGACTGGGACCTTCTACAGAACCTCCCAAATGGAGAAACTGGAGCACAGATACCCTACCAAGGGGTACTACTACTGGGATGAGGACACTGG GTTGCTGTTTCTGAAACTCAAAGCTCAAAATGAGAAGGAGAAGTTTGCCTTCTGCTCTGTAAAGGGCTGTGAGAGAATAAGAATCAAAGCTGTGATCCCAAAGACAGCTGGTGTCAGCGACTGTGAAGCCACAGCCTACCCCAAGTACATTGAGACACCAATAGTGGAAGTGCCAATGCCAAAGAAGCTCTCCAGTGCACAACTG aAGACCAAGGACCACCTAATTGAAGTGAAAATAGAAACTTACAAGAAACAGTACTTCCACCTGAGGGATGACTTTGCATACATTGAG gTTGATGGTGTCAGGTTTTTCCTCACTGAAGAGGGAATCCAGCTGGTAGTGATTGATGGACACCATGGAAAAGTTGTTGATCGAGTGACATTCAAAAACTCCATTCTACAAGGAATCCCAGCACAGATAGAGAATTATGTCAACAACATCAAAGATCA CTCCATAGTGCTGGTGACATCTAAAGGAAGATTCATTTCAAGAGGACCATGGACTAAAGTACTGGAGAAacttggagcaggagagggttttagGTTAAAAG AAAAAATGGCTTTTGTGGGCTTCAAAGGCGGCTTCCGCCCCGTCTGGGTGAGGCTGGCCACCAGCGAGGACTCAGCTAAAATCTACCAAGCGCTGCCCATTCCTGTGgtgaagaaaatgaagttgtGA
- the CEMIP gene encoding cell migration-inducing and hyaluronan-binding protein isoform X1, which produces MALPTSKCLAGILGFFLFVVSSVSTAEAAVTCPDREPELEVWNPGHNEENRVEIRNGRKVLLSSSATVHSIHITDGGKLVIKDDVQPIILRTRHILIENDGELHIGSELCPYQGNVVIILYGRADDGSQPDPYFGQKYLGVSKGGTLEIHGKKKLSWTFLNKTLHPGGMEEGGYYFERSWGHRGVIVHVIDPRTGAVVHSDRFDTYRAKEESVRLAQYLGRVANGMILSVAVNDEGSRNLDDLARKAMTKLGSKHFLHLGFRHPWSFITIKGNPSSSVEDHIEYQGHKGSAVAKVFKLFKAENGEHFNVSSTSEWVQDVEWTEWFVKPDKARSKDMEKLSDFKAAHPDKICRQPVDIQAMTLDGADLTTEVFYKGGHDYQFLCHGKDQTGEGCHNYRVRFLCGKSVKPKLTVTVDTNVNSTILNLADDVSSWSPGDRLVVASTDYSMYQAEEFQVLPCRACKPTQVKVAGKATYLHMGEVVDGVDMRAEVGLLSRNVLVMGEMEQQCYEYSSKLCSFFDFDTFGGHIKIGLDFKATHIEGLELKYMGQQTMGHYPIHFHMAGDVDEKGGYNPPTYVKDTSIHHTFSRCVTIHGSNGLLVKDVVGYDALGHCFFTEDGPEERNTFEHCLGLLVKPSTLLPSDRDSRMCKLITEGAYPGYIPKPRQDCSAVSTFWIANPHNNLINCAAAGSEETGFWFVLHHVPTGPSAGMYSPGYSEHMPMGKFSNNRAHSNYRAGMIIDNGVKTTPASAKDKRPILTLISGRYSPHKDADPLKPREPAIIEGFIAYKNQDHGAWLRGGDVWLDNCQFADNGIGLTLASGGTFPHDDGSKQEIKNSLFVGESGNLGTETMDNEIWGPGGLDHRGRTLPIGPDFPIRGIQFYDGPINVQNCTFRKFAALDGRHTSALAFRLNNAWQSCPNNNVTAIRFEDVPITSRVFFGEPGPWFNDLDMDGDKTSVFHDVDGSVSEYPGSYLIKEDNWLIKHPDCIDVPDWRGSICSGHFAQIYIQAYKPANLKMKIIKNDYHNHPLYLEGALSKSTHYQQYQPVVTLRKGYTIHWDKTAPEELAIWLINFNKNDWIQVGFCYPKGTTFSILSDIHNRLLKKTYKTGTFYRTSQMEKLEHRYPTKGYYYWDEDTGLLFLKLKAQNEKEKFAFCSVKGCERIRIKAVIPKTAGVSDCEATAYPKYIETPIVEVPMPKKLSSAQLKTKDHLIEVKIETYKKQYFHLRDDFAYIEVDGVRFFLTEEGIQLVVIDGHHGKVVDRVTFKNSILQGIPAQIENYVNNIKDHSIVLVTSKGRFISRGPWTKVLEKLGAGEGFRLKEKMAFVGFKGGFRPVWVRLATSEDSAKIYQALPIPVVKKMKL; this is translated from the exons ATGGCTCTACCTACCTCCAAGTGTctggctggaattttggggtttttcctgtttGTAGTGTCTTCAGTAAGCACAG cagaagcagctgtcACATGTCCTGACAGAGAGCCTGAGTTAGAAGTGTGGAACCCAGGGCACAACGAAGAAAACCGCGTTGAAATCCGCAATGGCAGGAAGgtgctgctttcttcttctgcGACCGTGCACTCCATCCACATCACTGATGGAG GAAAACTGGTGATCAAAGATGATGTGCAGCCCATCATTCTGCGTACAAGACACATCCTCATTGAAAATGATGGAGAGCTGCACATCGGCAGTGAGCTGTGCCCCTACCAAGGCAATGTGGTTATCATCTTATATGGGCG agcgGATGACGGCAGCCAGCCAGATCCTTACTTTGGGCAGAAGTACCTTGGAGTCAGCAAAGGCGGCACCCTTGAGATCCACGGAAAGAAAAAGCTCTCCTGGACTTTCCTCAACAAGACTCTCCATCCTGGTGGCATGGAAGAAGGTGGATATTACTTCGAGAGGAGCTGGGGCCACCGGGGTGTCATTGTCCATGTCATTGACCCAAGGACAGGGGCAGTTGTCCATTCTGATCG GTTTGATACCTACAGAGCAAAAGAGGAAAGTGTCCGCCTGGCTCAGTATCTGGGCAGAGTTGCAAATGGCATGATCCTGTCGGTCGCAGTGAATGATGAAGGATCCAGAAACTTGGATGACTTGGCCAGGAAAGCAATGACCAAATTGGGCAGCAAGCATTTCCTCCACCTTGGGTTTAG gcaCCCCTGGAGTTTTATTACCATTAAAGGAAATCCCTCCTCTTCTGTTGAAGACCACATTGAATATCAAG gtCACAAAGGTTCAGCTGTGGCCAAAGTATTCAAACTCTTCAAAGCTGAGAATGGAGAACATTTTAATGTCTCTTCAACGAGCGAGTGGGTTCAAG ATGTAGAATGGACAGAGTGGTTCGTGAAGCCTGACAAAGCGAGATCTAAGGACATGGAGAAGCTGTCTGACTTCAAAGCTGCTCATCCTGACAAAATCTGCAGGCAGCCCGTTGACATCCAG GCAATGACTCTTGATGGAGCAGATTTAACCACGGAGGTTTTCTACAAGGGCGGCCACGATTACCAATTCCTGTGCCACGGCAAGGACCAGACAGGAGAGGGCTGCCACAACTACAGAGTCAGGTTCCTGTGTGGCAAATCTG TGAAACCGAAGCTGACGGTGACTGTGGACACCAACGTGAACAGCACGATCCTGAACCTGGCAGATGATGTGAGCTcctggagccctggggacaggctggtgGTGGCCAGCACTGACTACTCCATGTACCAGGCTGAGGAGTTCcaggtgctgccctgcagagcctgcaagCCCACCCAGGTCAAGGTAGCAG GGAAGGCCACGTACCTGCACATGGGCGAGGTGGTGGACGGCGTGGACATGCGGGCGGaggtggggctgctgagccGCAACGTGCTGGTGATGGgagagatggagcagcagtgctACGAGTACAGCAGCAAGCTCTGCTCCTTCTTTGACTTCGACACCTTCGGGGGACACATCAAG ATTGGTCTTGATTTTAAGGCTACCCACATTGAAGGTCTGGAACTGAAGTACATGGGCCAGCAGACAATGGGGCATTACCCCATTCATTTCCATATGGCTGGAGATGTGGATGAGAAAGGAGGCTACAACCCTCCAACCTATGTGAAGGACACCTCCATCCACCACACCTTCTCCCGCTGCGTCACAATCCATGGATCCAATGGTTTACTG GTGAAGGATGTGGTGGGTTATGATGCCCTGGGCCATTGTTTCTTTACGGAGGATGGACCAGAGGAGCGCAACACGTTTGAGCACtgtctggggctgctggtgaaGCCAAGCACCCTGCTCCCCTCCGACCGTGACAGCAGGATGTGCAAGCTGATCACTGAGGGAGCCTACCCAGGCTACATCCCTAAGCCCAGGCAGGACTGCAG TGCTGTATCAACCTTCTGGATAGCCAACCCACACAACAACCTTATAAactgtgcagctgctggatcTGAA gaAACAGGCTTTTGGTTTGTGCTGCACCACGTGCCCACAGGCCCCTCGGCAGGCATGTACTCCCCCGGCTACTCGGAGCACATGCCCATGGGGAAATTCTCCAACAACCGCGCGCACTCCAACTACCGG gCTGGAATGATCATCGATAATGGCGTTAAAACCACCCCAGCGTCTGCCAAGGACAAAAGACCTATCCTGACACTGATTTCTGGGAG gtaCAGCCCCCACAAGGATGCTGATCCTCTGAAGCCCAGGGAACCTGCAATAATTGAGGGCTTTATTGCCTACAAGAATCAGGATCACGGGGCCTGGCTGCGAGGTGGAGATGTGTGGCTGGACAACTGCCA GTTTGCTGACAATGGCATTGGGCTGACCTTGGCGAG CGGTGGCACCTTCCCTCACGACGACGGCTCCAAGCAGGAGATCAAGAACAGCCTGTTTGTGGGTGAGAGTGGAAACCTGGGCACAGAGACCATGGACAATGAGATCTGGGGGCCTGGGGGTCTGGATCACCGGGGCAGGACCCTGCCCATCGGCCC GGATTTCCCCATCCGAGGGATCCAGTTCTACGACGGGCCCATCAACGTCCAGAACTGCACGTTCCGCAAGTTCGCGGCGCTGGACGGGCGGCACACGAGCGCGCTCGCCTTCCGCCTCAACAAcgcctggcagagctgccccaacAACAACGTCACCGCCATCCGCTTCGAGGATGTCCCC ATTACCTCAAGAGTCTTCTTTGGAGAACCTGGCCCGTGGTTCAATGATCTGGATATGGATGGTGACAAAACATCAGTTTTTCATGATGTGGATGGTTCTGTGTCAGAATACCCAGGCTCATACCTGATCAAAGAGGATAACTGGTTAATCAAGCACCCTGATTGCATTGATGTGCCCGACTGGAGAGGCTCCATCTGCAGTGGGCACTTTGCACAG ATATACATCCAAGCCTACAAGCCAGCCaacctgaaaatgaaaataataaaaaatgactACCACAATCACCCACTCTACTTGGAAGGGGCTTTGAGCAAAAGCACTCATTACCAGCAGTATCAGCCAGTTGTAACTCTGAGGAAAGGCTACACCATCCACTGGGACAAGACAGCCCCTGAAGAGCTGGCCATATGGCTCATCAACTTCAACAA GAATGACTGGATCCAAGTAGGGTTTTGCTATCCTAAAGGGACAACATTTTCCATTCTCTCAGACATCCACAACCGTCTCTTGAAGAAAACATACAAGACTGGGACCTTCTACAGAACCTCCCAAATGGAGAAACTGGAGCACAGATACCCTACCAAGGGGTACTACTACTGGGATGAGGACACTGG GTTGCTGTTTCTGAAACTCAAAGCTCAAAATGAGAAGGAGAAGTTTGCCTTCTGCTCTGTAAAGGGCTGTGAGAGAATAAGAATCAAAGCTGTGATCCCAAAGACAGCTGGTGTCAGCGACTGTGAAGCCACAGCCTACCCCAAGTACATTGAGACACCAATAGTGGAAGTGCCAATGCCAAAGAAGCTCTCCAGTGCACAACTG aAGACCAAGGACCACCTAATTGAAGTGAAAATAGAAACTTACAAGAAACAGTACTTCCACCTGAGGGATGACTTTGCATACATTGAG gTTGATGGTGTCAGGTTTTTCCTCACTGAAGAGGGAATCCAGCTGGTAGTGATTGATGGACACCATGGAAAAGTTGTTGATCGAGTGACATTCAAAAACTCCATTCTACAAGGAATCCCAGCACAGATAGAGAATTATGTCAACAACATCAAAGATCA CTCCATAGTGCTGGTGACATCTAAAGGAAGATTCATTTCAAGAGGACCATGGACTAAAGTACTGGAGAAacttggagcaggagagggttttagGTTAAAAG AAAAAATGGCTTTTGTGGGCTTCAAAGGCGGCTTCCGCCCCGTCTGGGTGAGGCTGGCCACCAGCGAGGACTCAGCTAAAATCTACCAAGCGCTGCCCATTCCTGTGgtgaagaaaatgaagttgtGA